A region from the Natronomonas salsuginis genome encodes:
- a CDS encoding complex I NDUFA9 subunit family protein, producing MRVLVVGGTGFIGAHLCRELHERGHEVTALSRSPEDDTLPADVRTAMGDVTAYDSIEGAFEGQDAVVNLVALSPLFRPSGGNEMHYRVHEEGTANVVRAAEEHGVGLLVQMSALGADPNGETASIRAKGLAEGIVRESDLEWVIFRPSVVFGDGGEFLRYTKQLALPYLTPLPGGGKTRFQPIWIGDIVPMLADAVDGGEQGADRSDGATGGNPHVGHVYEIGGPEVLTLAEIAELAHGADGRSAEVVSIPMPIASVGLRSLDFVPASVLDALPGVPRMGSDQYRSLKFDNTVDENDVTAFGVAPGELLTLAAYLADSAAE from the coding sequence ATGCGAGTACTGGTCGTCGGCGGAACCGGATTCATCGGTGCGCATCTCTGTCGGGAACTCCACGAACGCGGCCACGAGGTGACGGCGCTGTCGCGGTCGCCGGAGGACGATACCCTTCCCGCGGACGTTCGAACGGCGATGGGCGACGTGACCGCATACGACTCGATCGAGGGGGCTTTTGAGGGACAGGACGCGGTCGTCAACCTCGTCGCGCTGTCGCCGCTGTTTCGGCCCTCGGGCGGGAACGAGATGCACTACCGCGTTCACGAGGAGGGCACGGCGAACGTCGTCCGCGCGGCCGAAGAACACGGCGTCGGGCTGCTCGTCCAGATGAGCGCGCTCGGCGCTGATCCGAACGGCGAGACGGCGTCGATCCGTGCGAAGGGGTTGGCGGAGGGAATCGTTCGCGAGTCGGATCTGGAGTGGGTCATCTTTCGCCCCTCGGTCGTCTTCGGCGACGGTGGCGAGTTCCTCCGGTACACGAAACAGCTCGCCCTTCCCTACCTCACCCCGCTCCCCGGCGGCGGTAAAACCCGGTTTCAACCGATCTGGATCGGCGATATCGTCCCCATGCTCGCCGATGCCGTCGACGGTGGTGAGCAGGGCGCGGATCGAAGCGACGGCGCAACCGGCGGGAATCCGCACGTCGGCCACGTCTACGAGATCGGCGGCCCGGAGGTCCTGACGCTCGCCGAGATCGCCGAACTCGCACACGGTGCGGACGGTCGATCGGCCGAAGTCGTCTCGATCCCGATGCCGATCGCATCGGTCGGCCTCAGATCGCTCGATTTCGTCCCCGCCTCGGTGCTCGATGCGCTCCCTGGAGTTCCGCGAATGGGATCTGACCAGTACCGATCGTTGAAGTTCGATAACACCGTCGACGAAAACGACGTGACCGCCTTCGGCGTCGCTCCGGGTGAACTCCTGACGCTGGCCGCATACCTTGCGGACAGCGCTGCCGAGTGA
- a CDS encoding PaaI family thioesterase, which translates to MDHYRKLERMYHGSRCNDHLDIALSVTDAGEAEIRLGVDGSDHHAAGGVHGSYYFKALDDATFFAANSLVKDVFVLTTDVHLQLTQPVTEGDLVAEATVVNDHPKQLIADGVLYDDEGTQLARGTGTFAKSRVELDAEMGYE; encoded by the coding sequence ATGGATCACTACCGGAAGCTCGAACGGATGTACCACGGCTCACGGTGTAACGATCACCTCGACATCGCGCTCTCCGTGACCGATGCCGGCGAGGCCGAAATCCGGTTGGGCGTCGACGGATCCGACCACCACGCCGCCGGCGGCGTCCACGGCTCGTATTACTTCAAGGCGCTCGACGACGCGACGTTCTTCGCCGCCAACTCGCTCGTCAAGGACGTGTTCGTGCTGACGACCGACGTTCACCTCCAGCTCACCCAGCCGGTCACCGAGGGCGACCTCGTCGCGGAGGCGACTGTGGTCAACGATCACCCGAAGCAGCTCATCGCCGACGGCGTTCTCTACGACGACGAGGGAACCCAACTGGCTCGCGGGACCGGTACGTTCGCGAAAAGCCGCGTCGAACTGGACGCCGAGATGGGGTACGAATAA
- a CDS encoding DUF4870 domain-containing protein, which produces MANKTAEETTDRDIETDHTASGLEPNLAGALSYLLGPITGILFYLLEDEDEFVRFHAAQSTIVFGGLFVLSIVLSVVVTVLAFVPVVGWIFGALVGLVTTVLSLIGLVAWLFLMYKAYSGETYEVPFAAPHAHRYAEK; this is translated from the coding sequence ATGGCAAATAAAACCGCTGAGGAGACGACCGACCGAGACATCGAAACCGATCACACAGCGAGCGGCTTGGAACCGAACCTCGCCGGCGCGCTGAGCTACCTGCTCGGCCCGATCACCGGCATCCTGTTTTACCTGTTGGAAGACGAGGACGAGTTCGTTCGATTTCACGCCGCACAGAGCACCATCGTCTTCGGGGGGCTGTTCGTGCTCTCGATCGTGCTGTCGGTGGTCGTGACCGTCTTGGCGTTCGTCCCCGTCGTCGGCTGGATCTTCGGGGCGCTCGTCGGCCTCGTGACGACCGTTCTCTCGCTGATCGGCCTCGTGGCGTGGCTTTTCTTGATGTACAAAGCCTACTCGGGGGAGACGTACGAGGTGCCGTTCGCCGCGCCGCACGCGCACCGATACGCCGAGAAGTGA